The proteins below come from a single Spiroplasma endosymbiont of Atherix ibis genomic window:
- a CDS encoding EAL domain-containing protein, with protein MNILSILIACLSYTTIMAMCYTIFWGLTRHLFAKLKIYYDFFLGFVLGFISTFSIVLINLLTNNASNLELTILLPTFLYWVSIIFISSFSSIGILTCNILNLVLFSSLFSDFFGKPTNASTITILIIAYIVPLLNYLISLFWKKISNWSNWSITTIILLIVGLTWNLIIIKTPKDLPNIANLLFWLGSGYLAYAYITVVNQIYIHALKLQNIVRYDNLYYLNFSSAHEQILNKVQENKIKYGIYLTYFISDFEKFESKVNGEIKEKIVNSISEESYNLIKESFLNAIFFKPNYKTFGVFIPIEINESFNENENNYLEVIKNIFKKINVDFKIDNYRISIKLKSICSYYGLHSNNLDTLLEYNKHVANDFLLTYQDRNIIVSPIEILKEKNQNKKMLSLNEVANLNQFVTLFQPIFSIEEKDFNSYFLNGMIEGIEIDSELFSKKNKLILDMGLWTLFLRYTSFQSLKKLSKQNISVKEKPIFIDYDSNYLSSDNFDANEFLLKLRNLKINLSKIVLNFDLNKDVENQKLLEKNIQKLKKNLIRISVSNFGSLKTDFSLISLYRPEFIFLEKEISKKINYIKENENIVLESIKIANKIEAKLIATSVNSYIIYKHLRFLGIKIFTGELIGSSIEPKEIISEELKYLLNK; from the coding sequence ATGAATATTTTGTCAATATTAATTGCATGTCTTTCTTATACAACAATTATGGCTATGTGTTATACAATATTTTGAGGTTTAACAAGACATTTGTTTGCTAAGTTAAAAATTTATTATGATTTTTTTTTAGGATTTGTTTTGGGGTTTATTTCAACATTTTCAATTGTTTTAATAAATTTGCTTACTAATAATGCTAGTAATTTAGAACTTACTATTTTATTACCAACTTTTTTATATTGAGTTTCTATTATTTTTATTTCATCATTTTCAAGTATTGGAATATTAACATGTAATATATTAAATTTAGTTTTGTTTTCTTCATTATTTAGTGATTTTTTTGGAAAACCAACAAATGCTTCAACAATTACAATTTTAATAATAGCTTATATAGTTCCACTTTTGAATTATCTAATTTCACTATTTTGAAAAAAAATATCCAATTGATCTAATTGATCAATAACAACAATTATTCTACTTATTGTAGGATTAACTTGAAATTTAATTATAATAAAAACACCAAAAGATCTTCCAAATATAGCTAATTTATTATTTTGATTAGGTAGTGGATATTTAGCCTATGCTTATATTACAGTTGTTAATCAAATATATATTCATGCTTTAAAATTACAAAATATTGTTAGATATGATAATTTATATTACTTAAATTTTTCCTCAGCTCATGAACAAATCCTAAATAAAGTTCAAGAAAATAAAATAAAATATGGAATATATTTAACTTATTTTATTTCTGATTTTGAAAAGTTTGAATCAAAAGTAAATGGAGAAATAAAAGAAAAAATTGTAAATTCAATTTCTGAAGAAAGTTATAATCTAATAAAAGAAAGTTTTTTAAATGCAATATTTTTTAAACCAAACTATAAAACTTTTGGAGTTTTTATTCCAATAGAGATTAATGAAAGCTTTAATGAAAATGAAAATAATTATTTAGAAGTAATAAAAAATATATTTAAAAAAATAAATGTAGATTTTAAAATTGATAATTATAGAATATCTATAAAATTAAAATCAATTTGTTCATATTATGGATTGCACTCTAATAATTTAGATACTCTATTAGAATATAATAAACATGTTGCTAATGATTTCTTATTAACTTATCAAGATAGAAATATTATAGTAAGTCCAATAGAAATTTTAAAAGAGAAAAATCAAAATAAAAAAATGCTTTCGCTAAATGAGGTAGCAAATTTAAATCAATTTGTAACGTTATTTCAACCTATATTTTCTATAGAAGAAAAAGATTTTAATTCTTATTTTTTAAATGGAATGATTGAAGGAATTGAAATAGATTCTGAATTATTTAGTAAGAAAAATAAATTAATTTTGGATATGGGGTTATGAACTTTATTTTTAAGATATACTTCATTTCAATCTTTAAAAAAGTTGTCAAAACAAAATATTTCAGTTAAAGAAAAACCTATTTTTATAGATTATGATAGTAATTATTTATCAAGTGATAATTTTGATGCAAATGAATTTTTGTTAAAATTAAGAAATTTGAAAATTAATTTATCAAAGATAGTTTTAAATTTTGATTTAAATAAAGATGTTGAAAATCAAAAGTTATTAGAAAAAAACATTCAAAAATTGAAAAAAAACTTAATAAGAATATCAGTTTCAAATTTTGGTTCGTTAAAAACAGATTTTTCTTTAATTAGTTTATATAGACCTGAATTTATTTTTTTAGAAAAAGAAATCTCAAAGAAAATAAATTATATTAAAGAAAATGAAAATATAGTATTGGAAAGTATTAAAATTGCAAATAAAATAGAAGCAAAATTAATTGCAACTTCTGTAAATAGCTATATAATTTATAAACATCTAAGATTTTTAGGAATTAAAATATTTACAGGTGAACTTATTGGTAGTTCAATTGAGCCAAAAGAAATAATTTCAGAAGAATTAAAATATTTATTAAACAAATAG
- a CDS encoding ABC transporter permease — MTDFISGLFADTTTFFVIFMLAAIAGMFSERSGVVNLGIEGFMTMGALGYSIFGYAVHASRSQPSQWLQLIGLLIGAIMGGLLSLLHAFTAIKLKGDQIISGTAINILAQGIALVLATSTITGSENYIATGFLPIAIDKGVNQIFTIYLIIAIIISLIVGFYFTFTKTGTRHISAGENPHALDAAGISVIKYRFWCIILSGAIAGLAGGIFVVSRLLGSFSGSVQGYGFISLAIMILGQWRVSMITLFAFVFSILFGLGTQLPFLKTNNEWMTKNSSLLRILPFVMSLIVMMIFARKSKPPKSNGIPFDKTLK; from the coding sequence ATGACAGACTTCATTAGTGGATTATTTGCTGATACAACTACTTTCTTTGTTATATTTATGCTAGCTGCAATTGCTGGCATGTTCTCAGAGAGATCTGGTGTTGTAAATCTTGGAATTGAAGGATTTATGACTATGGGAGCTCTTGGTTATAGTATTTTTGGTTATGCAGTTCATGCATCTAGGTCACAACCAAGTCAATGATTACAATTAATAGGATTATTAATTGGTGCTATTATGGGAGGATTATTATCTTTATTACATGCTTTTACAGCAATAAAATTAAAAGGAGATCAGATTATATCTGGTACTGCAATTAATATACTTGCACAAGGTATTGCATTAGTTTTGGCAACATCTACAATTACAGGCTCAGAAAATTATATTGCTACAGGTTTTTTACCAATAGCTATTGATAAAGGAGTTAATCAAATATTTACAATTTATTTAATTATCGCTATTATAATTTCCCTTATTGTAGGTTTCTATTTTACTTTTACAAAAACAGGTACAAGACATATTTCAGCGGGAGAAAATCCTCATGCACTTGATGCAGCAGGTATTTCTGTTATAAAATATAGATTTTGATGCATAATACTATCTGGTGCCATTGCTGGATTAGCTGGAGGTATATTTGTTGTATCAAGATTATTAGGAAGTTTTTCAGGATCAGTTCAAGGTTATGGTTTCATTTCACTTGCAATTATGATATTAGGTCAATGAAGAGTAAGTATGATTACATTATTTGCATTTGTATTTTCAATTTTATTTGGACTTGGAACACAATTGCCATTTTTGAAAACAAATAATGAGTGAATGACTAAAAACTCATCATTGTTAAGAATATTACCATTTGTAATGTCACTTATTGTTATGATGATTTTTGCAAGAAAATCAAAACCTCCAAAATCAAATGGTATCCCATTTGATAAAACTTTAAAATAA
- a CDS encoding ABC transporter permease, protein MFKIKFWTVKVKTEALVKSSTFEEKLSLIKASVISILIGLIVGILFVFCNGENGFLFIWTAISRSLTTNINRTLVYFGCYTLIGLGLSLGFKLKIFNMGGSGQILTGLIMTFVITNTLGTKDPVTGQMILDTKYAPLVFFVTVLSGMTISTLTGALKVYLNVHEVASSILLNWTFWYLLKWYMTIIGNAASTPSLNENMAMMGNSVWALCVLCALFAVVITYIVISYTTTGYRLKIVGMSPSVAKYSGIKSSYYILIVMAAQGAFISIGGFFYYFLIQGSLTFSKDLVPQIGFDGIPVALVAFNNVLGIVPIALFWGIFKEGAAVAITTPELNSLQPEVADLIFGIIIYCSTLYILFFKFNPLQKIKEKLYVQKDIVTKNQIIDYKAEIKKQKLFLKNISQLEELVEIRNKILKTNKEDKNKIASLKELYNEVKIFHYKKHHKNIQILKQNINDLIKNGYLIYKQSSIKGLKLSYSNKKFQSIFSALDNIIKQISDFEDQNKVFNTQIKEIKRNIKNQLKFLKKSMINDSNLLESIDKLKKESFDKIQKIQNEKIAYKKSIETKSLEIINVSNNKINNYKKNYINSFKKAKDFLNKLLIEYKNDIKNSNQQEKFNIKKKYFEKLMEVKEKHDRLH, encoded by the coding sequence ATGTTTAAAATAAAATTTTGAACAGTGAAAGTAAAAACTGAAGCACTTGTTAAGTCTTCAACTTTTGAAGAAAAATTAAGTCTTATTAAAGCATCAGTTATTTCAATACTAATAGGTTTAATAGTAGGTATTTTATTTGTATTTTGTAACGGAGAAAATGGTTTTTTATTTATTTGAACAGCCATTTCAAGATCTCTTACAACAAATATAAATAGAACGTTAGTTTATTTTGGTTGTTATACATTAATTGGCCTTGGACTTTCACTTGGTTTTAAATTAAAAATATTTAATATGGGAGGTTCAGGACAAATATTAACAGGGTTAATAATGACTTTTGTTATTACAAATACTTTAGGAACAAAAGATCCGGTAACAGGACAAATGATTTTAGATACTAAATATGCTCCATTAGTATTTTTTGTAACAGTATTGTCTGGTATGACAATTTCAACTTTGACAGGAGCTTTAAAAGTTTACTTAAATGTTCATGAAGTTGCATCATCAATTTTATTAAACTGAACATTTTGATATTTATTAAAATGATATATGACAATAATAGGTAATGCAGCGTCAACTCCTTCTTTAAATGAAAATATGGCTATGATGGGAAACTCTGTTTGAGCTTTATGTGTTCTTTGTGCACTATTTGCTGTTGTTATAACATATATTGTTATTTCATATACAACAACTGGATATAGACTAAAAATTGTAGGTATGTCTCCAAGTGTTGCTAAATATTCAGGTATTAAGAGCTCTTATTACATTTTAATTGTAATGGCAGCACAAGGCGCTTTTATAAGTATCGGAGGATTTTTCTATTATTTCTTAATTCAAGGAAGTTTAACATTTAGTAAAGATCTTGTTCCTCAAATTGGATTTGATGGAATTCCTGTTGCACTAGTTGCTTTCAATAATGTATTAGGTATTGTACCTATAGCATTATTTTGAGGAATTTTTAAAGAAGGAGCAGCTGTAGCTATTACTACACCAGAACTTAATAGTTTGCAACCAGAAGTTGCAGATTTAATTTTTGGTATTATTATTTATTGTTCAACTTTATATATATTATTTTTCAAATTTAATCCTTTACAAAAAATTAAAGAAAAATTATATGTTCAAAAAGATATTGTAACAAAAAATCAAATTATTGATTATAAAGCTGAAATTAAAAAACAAAAATTATTTTTAAAAAATATTTCTCAATTAGAAGAATTGGTAGAAATTAGAAATAAAATTTTAAAAACTAATAAAGAAGACAAAAATAAAATTGCTTCACTTAAAGAATTATATAATGAAGTTAAAATTTTCCATTATAAAAAACATCATAAAAATATTCAAATTCTAAAACAGAATATTAATGATTTAATTAAAAATGGTTATTTAATATATAAACAAAGTTCAATTAAGGGACTGAAGTTATCTTATAGTAATAAAAAATTTCAATCTATTTTTTCAGCACTTGATAATATTATTAAACAAATAAGTGATTTTGAAGATCAAAATAAAGTTTTTAATACTCAAATAAAAGAAATAAAAAGAAATATAAAAAATCAACTTAAGTTTTTAAAAAAATCTATGATAAATGATTCAAACTTATTAGAAAGTATTGACAAATTAAAAAAAGAATCTTTTGATAAAATTCAAAAAATTCAAAACGAAAAAATAGCTTATAAAAAAAGTATTGAAACAAAATCTCTTGAAATAATTAATGTTTCTAATAATAAAATAAATAATTATAAAAAAAATTATATTAATTCATTTAAAAAGGCTAAGGATTTTTTAAATAAGTTATTAATAGAGTATAAAAATGATATAAAAAATTCAAATCAACAAGAAAAATTTAATATTAAAAAGAAATATTTTGAAAAATTAATGGAGGTGAAAGAAAAACATGACAGACTTCATTAG
- the deoD gene encoding purine-nucleoside phosphorylase: MSNIPTPHIEAKKEDIANIVLMPGDPLRAKKIAETYLKDIKLVNSTRNMFMYTGTYKNIKITIAGSGMGCPSIGIYSYELFKFYNVDYIIRVGSAGSYNEKINVYDVFNVKEAFGENNYAKIAANIDSNILESGENVFNKIEEVAKKNNIKLHSGRCHSSDVFYRYEDSMKFAVENNLDVVEMESYALFANAIVTNKQAACLLTISDSFITKEVTTAEERQNNFLQMIELALETSLELK, from the coding sequence ATGTCAAATATACCTACACCTCATATTGAAGCTAAAAAAGAAGATATAGCAAATATAGTATTAATGCCAGGAGATCCATTAAGAGCGAAAAAAATAGCAGAAACATATTTAAAAGATATAAAACTTGTAAATAGTACTAGAAATATGTTTATGTATACAGGAACTTATAAAAATATAAAAATAACTATTGCAGGAAGTGGTATGGGTTGTCCAAGTATTGGTATTTACTCTTATGAATTATTTAAATTTTATAATGTTGATTATATTATTAGAGTTGGTAGCGCTGGAAGTTATAATGAAAAAATAAATGTCTATGATGTTTTTAATGTTAAAGAAGCTTTTGGCGAAAACAATTATGCAAAAATTGCTGCAAATATTGATTCAAATATTCTTGAATCAGGAGAAAACGTATTCAATAAAATTGAAGAAGTGGCTAAAAAAAATAATATTAAATTACATTCAGGAAGATGTCATTCATCTGATGTTTTTTATAGATATGAAGATTCAATGAAATTTGCAGTTGAAAATAATTTAGATGTAGTAGAAATGGAATCATATGCTTTATTTGCAAATGCTATTGTAACTAATAAACAAGCAGCTTGTTTATTAACAATTTCAGATAGCTTTATTACAAAAGAAGTTACAACAGCTGAAGAGAGACAAAATAATTTTTTGCAAATGATTGAATTAGCTTTGGAAACTTCTTTGGAACTTAAATAA
- the trmB gene encoding tRNA (guanosine(46)-N7)-methyltransferase TrmB — MRLRNKKWTKDYIKDNLKYMIKIKKKINVDKLFIKKQDTYLEIGCGKGKFIIEQAIKNKDKNFIAMEKETTVVGVALKKAITTENFDLANLLFLNKFAENLLDIFENNSISGIFLNFLDPWPKFKNFKKRLTYIDFLNIYWDLLKDNGVIEIKTDNDKLYEFSLEQIAKSKFKLIYNTNNLYFEKKLLKDNIATEYEEKFCSLGKNINKIVIKKEL, encoded by the coding sequence ATGAGATTAAGAAATAAAAAATGAACTAAAGATTATATTAAAGATAACTTAAAATATATGATAAAGATAAAGAAGAAAATTAACGTTGATAAATTATTTATAAAAAAACAAGATACTTATTTAGAAATAGGTTGTGGAAAAGGAAAATTTATAATTGAGCAAGCTATTAAAAATAAAGATAAAAATTTTATAGCGATGGAGAAAGAAACTACAGTAGTTGGTGTTGCTTTAAAGAAAGCTATTACAACTGAAAATTTTGATTTAGCAAATTTATTATTTTTAAATAAATTTGCTGAGAATTTATTAGACATATTTGAAAATAATTCAATTAGTGGAATATTTCTTAATTTTTTAGATCCTTGACCTAAATTCAAAAATTTTAAAAAAAGACTGACATATATAGATTTTTTAAATATATATTGAGATTTGCTCAAAGATAATGGAGTTATTGAAATAAAAACAGATAATGATAAACTATATGAGTTTAGTTTAGAACAAATAGCAAAATCAAAATTTAAATTAATTTATAATACAAATAATTTATATTTTGAAAAAAAATTATTGAAAGACAATATAGCAACTGAATATGAAGAAAAATTTTGTAGTTTAGGTAAAAATATAAATAAAATAGTAATAAAAAAAGAACTTTAA
- the mgtE gene encoding magnesium transporter, with protein sequence MLEKKENLKILSEEIEKLVIDNDIKKLRDLEELHYPQDIAEALEQLDEKIIIIALRLFTNDTSSEIFPHLDADIQEKIINKMSSKQIAELFSDLYTDDIVDILEEMPSNIVKKVLRSSTPEARAQINSILKYNDDTAGSIMSVDYTRFKVDWTVTEAIEKIRERDEESEDHNTFYVVDDLNNLKGTVELKDLVFSKGNLKLSEIMDERVLFAFTKDDQETVIDKFKKYDITTLPVINIQQKLVGIVTIDDVLDVIEEEVTEDIHKMAGITPTDDEYFKTSIWKMVRSRSIWLMFLMISATLSQIIITIFMKIYSANQINNGQSSVSEISYIITMFLTPLLTIISGTTGNAGSQSSTMIVRALSLKEVETKDFARVLWKEFRVALITGLILISINFVRMVIIYSVEKNRNLDDPRIWYTIATLSISMYLSVIMAKIIGGTLPILAKKLKLDPAVMAAPLLTTIVDALSTAIFFSIGLIFFAQYI encoded by the coding sequence ATGTTAGAAAAAAAAGAAAATTTAAAAATCTTGAGTGAGGAAATTGAAAAATTAGTAATTGATAATGATATTAAAAAGCTTAGAGATTTAGAAGAATTGCACTATCCACAAGATATTGCAGAAGCACTTGAACAATTAGATGAAAAAATTATTATTATTGCTTTAAGATTATTTACAAATGATACAAGTAGTGAAATTTTTCCACATCTTGATGCAGATATACAAGAAAAAATTATAAATAAAATGTCTTCTAAACAAATTGCTGAACTATTTTCAGATTTATATACAGATGATATTGTAGATATTCTAGAAGAAATGCCTTCAAATATTGTTAAAAAAGTTTTACGATCGTCAACTCCAGAAGCAAGAGCACAAATAAATAGTATTTTAAAATATAATGATGACACTGCAGGAAGCATTATGAGCGTTGATTATACAAGATTTAAAGTAGATTGAACAGTTACTGAAGCAATTGAAAAAATTAGAGAACGTGATGAAGAATCTGAAGATCATAATACATTTTATGTAGTAGATGATTTAAATAATTTAAAAGGAACAGTAGAATTAAAGGATTTAGTTTTTTCTAAAGGTAACTTAAAATTATCTGAAATTATGGATGAACGTGTTCTTTTTGCCTTTACAAAAGATGATCAAGAAACTGTTATAGATAAGTTTAAAAAGTATGATATTACAACTTTACCTGTTATTAACATTCAACAAAAATTAGTTGGTATTGTTACAATAGATGATGTTCTTGATGTTATTGAAGAAGAAGTAACAGAAGATATTCATAAAATGGCTGGTATTACTCCAACAGATGATGAATATTTTAAAACTAGTATTTGAAAAATGGTTAGATCAAGAAGTATTTGATTAATGTTTTTAATGATTTCTGCAACTTTATCACAAATTATAATAACTATATTTATGAAAATTTACAGTGCAAATCAAATAAACAATGGTCAAAGTTCAGTTAGTGAAATTAGTTATATTATTACAATGTTTTTAACTCCTTTACTAACAATAATATCAGGAACAACTGGGAATGCAGGTAGCCAATCATCAACTATGATTGTTAGAGCTTTGTCTTTAAAAGAAGTAGAAACAAAAGATTTTGCAAGGGTATTGTGGAAAGAATTTAGAGTAGCGCTTATTACTGGTTTAATATTAATATCTATTAACTTTGTAAGAATGGTTATAATTTACTCAGTTGAAAAAAATAGAAATCTTGATGATCCAAGAATTTGATATACAATTGCAACACTTTCTATTTCAATGTATTTATCTGTAATAATGGCAAAAATAATTGGAGGAACTCTTCCAATACTTGCTAAAAAACTGAAATTAGATCCTGCTGTAATGGCGGCACCTTTACTTACAACAATAGTTGATGCTTTATCTACTGCAATATTTTTCTCAATTGGTTTAATTTTCTTTGCACAATATATTTAA
- a CDS encoding transposase — protein MNKYTVNQKINIIINFYKSNHSITQYAKQVAIDVQRIKNWIKVYDQKGRSGFNNSKFNQIDKIKDLEKENKKLRRETEDLKLRDEMFAELRRMIDRKK, from the coding sequence TTGAATAAGTATACAGTTAATCAAAAAATAAATATAATTATTAATTTTTATAAATCAAATCATTCTATAACTCAATATGCTAAGCAAGTAGCTATTGATGTTCAAAGAATTAAAAATTGAATAAAAGTCTATGATCAAAAAGGCAGAAGTGGATTTAATAATTCAAAATTTAATCAAATTGACAAAATTAAAGATTTAGAAAAAGAAAATAAAAAATTGCGAAGAGAAACTGAAGATCTTAAATTGAGAGATGAGATGTTTGCTGAATTAAGAAGAATGATTGATAGAAAAAAGTAA
- a CDS encoding ABC transporter ATP-binding protein, with translation MANYAIEMNNISMIFNKKIIANEDITLKVEKGEIHCLVGENGAGKSTLMSILFGIYQPTKGIIKVNGEEEIITSPIKATKLGIGMVHQHFKLIDILPVWKNIALGVENVLGWEFINKKAVIKKTTELMKKYNLEVDLNEKIQNISVGMKQRVEILKILYRDVDILVFDEPTAVLTPQEIEGLLEVMLEFKKMGKTIIFITHKFAEIKKVADKATVIRKGKFVGTYDLKKTSIEEISKAMVGRKIVEVKNNSTIQPGETVIKFENINVRKHNNHKIIGLKNFNLEIKEGQIVAIAGIEGNGQNEIVEVLSGLVKPISGKILCRKKDITKISISKRYLLHKMSFIPEDRHKHGLVLDSNIINNTTLQDIRTEKYSKGWFVNFAKIQNHTQKIIKDYDVRNADAGFTIVRNLSGGNQQKVIIGRELSRENDFIIIFQPTRGLDIGSIEFIHEQILRAKENKKAILLISYELSEVLQLADEIIVVNSGSVVGKLNKKEATREKIGRLMVSQVQGETANV, from the coding sequence ATGGCTAATTATGCAATTGAAATGAATAATATCTCTATGATTTTTAATAAAAAAATTATAGCCAATGAAGATATAACTTTAAAAGTTGAAAAAGGAGAAATTCATTGTTTAGTTGGAGAAAATGGAGCAGGTAAATCTACTCTTATGTCTATTCTTTTTGGAATTTATCAACCAACTAAAGGAATAATAAAAGTTAATGGTGAAGAAGAAATTATTACTTCTCCAATTAAAGCAACAAAGTTAGGAATTGGAATGGTTCATCAACATTTTAAATTAATTGATATTCTTCCTGTTTGAAAAAATATTGCTTTAGGAGTAGAAAATGTTTTAGGATGAGAATTTATTAATAAAAAAGCAGTAATTAAAAAAACAACTGAACTTATGAAAAAATATAATTTAGAAGTAGATTTAAATGAAAAAATTCAAAATATATCAGTTGGAATGAAACAAAGAGTTGAAATATTAAAAATTTTATATAGAGATGTAGATATTTTGGTATTTGATGAACCCACAGCAGTTTTAACTCCTCAAGAAATTGAAGGCTTATTAGAAGTAATGTTAGAATTTAAAAAAATGGGTAAAACTATAATTTTTATTACACATAAGTTTGCTGAAATTAAAAAAGTAGCTGATAAAGCAACTGTTATAAGAAAAGGTAAGTTTGTAGGAACTTATGATCTTAAAAAAACAAGTATTGAAGAAATTTCAAAAGCAATGGTAGGTAGAAAAATTGTGGAAGTTAAGAATAACTCAACAATTCAACCAGGAGAAACTGTAATTAAATTTGAAAATATAAATGTTAGAAAACATAACAATCACAAAATAATTGGATTAAAGAATTTTAATTTAGAAATAAAAGAAGGGCAAATAGTTGCAATTGCTGGAATTGAAGGCAATGGACAAAATGAAATAGTTGAAGTTCTCAGTGGTTTAGTTAAACCTATCAGTGGTAAAATACTTTGTAGAAAAAAAGATATTACAAAAATTTCAATTTCAAAAAGATATCTTTTACATAAAATGAGTTTCATTCCAGAAGATAGACATAAACATGGTTTAGTTTTAGATTCAAATATTATAAACAATACAACTTTACAAGATATTAGAACGGAAAAATATAGTAAAGGTTGATTTGTAAATTTTGCTAAAATTCAAAATCATACACAAAAAATTATTAAAGATTATGATGTTAGAAATGCTGATGCAGGTTTTACAATTGTAAGAAACTTGTCTGGAGGAAATCAACAAAAAGTTATTATAGGTAGAGAACTTTCAAGAGAAAATGATTTCATAATTATTTTTCAACCAACACGAGGTTTAGATATAGGTTCAATTGAGTTTATTCATGAACAAATATTAAGAGCAAAAGAAAATAAAAAAGCTATATTATTAATTTCTTATGAACTTTCAGAGGTATTACAATTAGCAGATGAAATTATTGTTGTTAACTCAGGTAGTGTAGTTGGAAAATTGAATAAAAAAGAGGCAACAAGAGAAAAAATTGGTAGATTAATGGTTTCACAAGTCCAAGGAGAAACTGCAAATGTTTAA